The genomic region TCGCCATCCTGGGGCCGGGGCTGACCAATGCGATGATCGCCATCGCCATCGTCTACCAGCCGCATTTCGCCCGCCTGACCCGCGCCGCGGTGATGGGCGAGAAGGCGCGCGAATATGTCGCCGCCGCCAAGGTGGCCGGGGCCTCGAACCTGCGGCTGATGTTCAGGACCATCCTGCCCAACTGCCTGGCGCCGCTGATCGTGCAGGCGACGCTTTCGTTCAGTTCAGCGGTTCTCGACAGCGCGGCGCTGGGTTTCCTCGGCATGGGCGCACAGCCGCCGGCCTCGGAATGGGGCACCATGCTGGCCGAGGCGCGCGAGTTCATCCTGCGCGCCTGGTGGGTCGTCACCTTCCCCGGCCTCGCCATCCTGGTCTCGGTGCTGGCGATCAACCTGATGGGCGACGGTCTGCGCGACGCGCTCGACCCGAAACTGAAACGGAGCTGAGCCATGGCCTTGCTGACAATCCGCAACCTGACCGTGCGCTTCGCCACCTCGACAGGCAGCTTCACCGCCGTGGACGGCATCGACGTGACCGTCGACAAGGGCGAGGTGCTGGCCATCGTGGGCGAATCCGGCTCGGGCAAGTCGGTCTCGATGCTGGCGGCGATGGGCCTTTTGCCCGACACCGCCCAGGTGACCGCCGATGAAATGACCTTCGACGGCAAGGACCTGCTCAGGATGACCCCGCGCCAGCGCCGCCGCGTCATCGGGCGCGAGATCACCATGATCTTCCAGGAACCCGTCGCCTCGCTGAACCCCAGCTTCACCACCGGCTACCAGATCGAGGAGGTGCTGCGCTTCAACGCCGGCTTGTCGAAACGCGCGGCGCGCGCCCGCGCGCTGGACCTGTTCCGTCAGGTCGGCATACCCGACCCCGAGGAAAAGCTGAAATCCTATCCGCATCAGATGTCCGGGGGCCAATGCCAGCGGGTGATGATCGCCATGGCCATCGCCACGGGCCCGCGCCTGCTGATCGCCGACGAGCCGACGACGGCGCTGGACGTGACCATCCAGAAGCAGATCCTGGACCTGCTGATGAAGTTGCAGGAACAGACCGGCATGGCGCTGATCCTGATCACCCATGACATGGGCGTGGTGGCGGAAACCGCCGACCGGGTGCAGGTGCAATACAAGGGCCGCAAGATGGAGGAAGCCGACGTGCTGTCGCTGTTCGAGGCGCCGAAACACCCCTATACCCGGGCGCTGCTCTCGGCTCTGCCGGAAAACGCCACCGGCGACCGCCTGCCCACCGTGGGCTCGTTCCTCGAGGAGGCCGCGAAATGAGCGTGGTTCAGGGCAAGAACATCATCCGCGACTATCACATCCCCGGCTCGCTGACCCGCCGCGCGCGCGAAGTCCGCGCGGTCAAGGGCATCAGCTTTTCCGTGGATCGCGGCAAGACGCTGGCCATCGTCGGCGAATCCGGCTCGGGCAAATCGACGCTGGCGCGGATCATCGCGCTGATCGACCCCGCGACTTCGGGCGAGCTGCTGATCGAAGGCAAGCCGGTCGACATCGCCAAGGGCCTGACGCGCGAGATGCGCTCCAAGGTGCAGATGGTGTTCCAGAACCCCTATGGCTCGCTGAACCCGCGCCAGAAGATCGGCGACGTGCTAATGGAGCCGCTTCTGCTGAACACCGACACCCCCGCCGCCGAACGCCGCCGCCGGGCCGAGGAGATGCTGGTCAAGGTCGGGCTGCCGGCCGAGCATTTCAACCGCTATCCGCATATGTTCTCGGGCGGGCAGCGCCAGCGCATCGCCATCGCCCGGGCCTTGATGCTGAACCCGACGCTCTTGGTGCTGGACGAGCCGGTCTCGGCCCTGGACCTGTCGGTGCAGGCGCAGGTGCTGAACCTTTTGGCCGACCTGCAAGAGGAATACGACCTCGCCTATGTCTTCATCAGCCACGACCTGTCGGTGGTGCGCTACATCGCCGACGACGTTCTGGTCATGCACAAGGGCGAGGCGGTCGAACAGGGCACGCGCGAGGCGGTCTTTGCCGCGCCCTCGCACCCCTATACCCGCGAACTTTTCGCCGCGACCCCGGTCACCGACATCGAGGCTATCCGCCAGCGCGTCGCCCGCCGTCAGGCCTTGCGCGCCGCCACGGCCTGACCCTGCCCGAAGGCGGGGCCGAACGCTCCGCGCCGGGCTTCTTTGTTCCAGAAATACTCTCGGGGGGTCCGGGGGGCGAAGCGCGCCCAGCCCTCAACCCTGCGGATCGCAATAATCGTGCCAGTTTCCGCGCCAGTCGCGGATGCGCCAGCGGCCGCCGCCTTCGGCCACCGCATCGCCCGATTCCAGCCCGACCTTGCCATGTCCGCCCGGCAGGTCCAGCACATAGCGCGGCAGCGCCGTACCCGAGATCCGGCCGCGCAAGCCCGCCATGATCGCCAGCCCTTCGGCGATGGTGGTGCGGAAATGCCCGGTCCCGCGCGCCAGGTCGCAATGATGCAGGTAATAGGGTTTGACCCGGTTGCGCAGCAGTGCCCGGAACAGCTCCTCAAGCACCGCGGGATCGGCGTTCACTCCGCGCAACAGCACCGTCTGCGACAGAAGCGGCAGCCCGGCATCGGCCAGCCGCGCCAAGGCGGCCCGCGCTTCGTCGGTCAGTTCCGCCGCATGGTTGGTATGGATCACCACCCAGACCGCCAGCCGCCCGGGGCGTAGCGCCGCCAGCATGGCGTCGTCGATGCGCTGCGGCGCCACCACGGGAATCCGGGTATGAAAACGCGCCATGTCGACATGCGGGATCGCTTCCAGCCGCGCCAGCAGCGCCGCGATCCGCCGCGCCGACAGCACCATCGGGTCGCCGCCGGTCAGGATCACCTCGCGGATCGCCGGGGTGCGGGCAATGTAATCCAGGGCGGCCGCCAGCTCGGTCTCGGGCAGGTTGCCCTCTTCGCCCACCACCTCGCGGCGGAAGCAGAAGCGGCAATAGACCTCGCAGGTGCGGGTCACATGCAGGATGACGCGGTCGGGATAGCGGTGGGTCAGGCCCGGCGCCGGGCTGAAGGCCGCGTCGCCGATGGGATCGGCCAGTTCCTCGGGGCGGGTCACCAACTCGTGCGCATCGGGCACGAATTGCGCCGCGACGCCGGGCGCGGCCGCGACGCGCTGCATGGCCGCAGTCATGCGGATGCGAAAACCGGCTGCGACCTGTTCCAGCACCCCGGCCTCGGCCGCATCGACCAGCCCGGCATCGACCATGCCGGAGACCGAGGTGATCGGGCGGGGCTTCGGAACGGACACGGGCTCTCGCAGATTGCCTAAAACCGGGTTATCGGCCCAAGCCGGTGTCTTGGCAAGGCCAGTTCAGGGCAAGCGGAGGCTGGGGTCGTCGCCGAGCGCCCTGAACGCAGGTCGGGAGCATATCTGCGCCGCTTGCAGCCGTGCCGCGGCCCGTTCCCGGGTGAAGTGGGACGGGCTCCAAAGTATCAACGGATTATTTCCGGGATCTGATCCGCACTGTCGAAACCCCGGCCCGGCGGCAAAAAAGCGGCCTCCCGGGCATGGCGAGCACTTCGCGAAACAAGGACGGACTGGCCTGCGTTGCGATCCGATGGGCAGAGTTCGCCGCGCGCCCTTCTCAGCACGGTCAGCAACCAGAAGCCGCCGCGCCTTTGCGGACGCGGCGACGGACCGGGCAGGAAAGACCCGGATCAGAAGGTGAAATCGCCCATGTCCAGCTGGCTCAGCTGCATGTCGCGGATCGTGACCGTGGTATCGGCCGAAAGCCGCAGCACCACGTCGCCGTCGATCTGCCGGGCATTGTCGATCACCTGCTGCACCTGGGCGCGGCTGAAATCGTCGAGGTCCAGCCGATCGGTGCCGTTCTGGAAATCGCGGATCACGTCGGCGCCATGGCCACGCTCGAACTCGAACACATCGGCGCCGGCGCCGCCCCAAAGCTGGTCGTTGCCGCGGCCTCCGTCCAGCGTGTCGCGACCGGCGCCGCCCTGCATCATGTCGTTGCCGTCATCGCCCTCCAGATCGTCGTTGCCCTCGCCGCCGTACAGCGTGTCGTTGCCGTGGCCGCCTTCCAGATCGTCATTGCCAAGGCCGCCGAACAGCCGGTCGTTGCCGGCACCGCCCTCCAGCTCGTCGTCGCCGAGCCCGCCCGACAGCCAGTCGTTGCCGGCGCCACCTTCGATCTCGTCATTGCCGGCGCCACCCCACAGGGTGTCGTTGCCGTTGTCGCCGAACAGGTCGTCGTGGCCGTCGCCCCCGAAGATCACGTCGTAGCCGTCGCCGCCGCGGACGGTGTCGTTGCCGCCGCCGCCATACAGGCTGTCGGCGCCGCCGAGGCCGCGGATCAGGTCGTTCCCGTTCAGCCCGGCGATCCAGTCGGCGGCATTGGTGCCGGTCAGGACGTCGGCGAAATTGGTTCCGGTCTTGCGTGCCATGGTCATTGTCCTTCGTGCATGGGGGCGGGCAGCGACTGCCCGGAGGCCCGGTGAGGGTCGCGGCCCGAATGCCGCAACCGGAATGACTCGACGGATGCCACAGCGCGGCTGACAGCATTCTGACCCGGCCTGTCAGCCTTCTGTCAGGCGCCGCGGAATCGGCGGCATTCCGCCGATTCCGCGGCGGCAGGCCGGGACGGACCTGTCAGTCCGCTGTCAGAAGTTCCAGGCTATGAAGGCGAAATGAAACAGCTTCTCCTTCTGCCCCTGGTCCTGGCGCTGCCGCTTGCCGCGGCGAGGGCGCAGGATGTCTCGGCTCCCGATTACGAATTCGCCCGCGATGCCGTCGCGCGGGGCCAGATCCTGTCCCTTGCCGAGGTGCTTGCCAGGTTGCAGCATTCGCATCCGGGCCGGGTGGTCGAGGTCGAGCTTGAGCGGGACGATGACATGCTGATCTACGAGGTCGAGATGGTAACTGCCGACGGCCGGCTGATCGAGATCGAGATCGACGCCGCCACCGGCCGCATCATCGACCTGGACGAGGATCCCAGCTGATGCGCGCCCTCGTCGTCGAGGACGACCCCCGCATCTCGGCCGACCTCGAGCGCGCGCTGAAGGCGGCCGGCTTCCTGGTCGAATCCGTGGCCGACGGCGAGAGCGCCTGGTTCCGCGGCGGCACCGAGAATTACGACCTGATCGTGCTGGACCTGAACCTGCCACGCCTGGACGGGCTGACGGTGCTGAAGCGCTGGCGGGCCGAGGGCTGCGAAAGTCCGGTGCTGATCCTGACCGCGCGCGGCGCCTGGACCGAACGGGTCGAGGGCATCGACGCCGGCGCCGACGACTACCTTCCCAAGCCCTTCCGCATGGAAGAGCTGATCGCCCGGGCCCGCGCCCTGGTGCGCCGCGCAGGCGGGCGTGGCAACGCCACGCAGCAGGTCGGCCGGCTGACCGTGGACCTGAACCGGATGACCGCCGCCATCGACGGCATTCCGGTGCCGGTGACGCCGCTGGAGTTCCGGCTGGTGTCCTATCTGGCGCTGAACCGCGACCGCACGGTGCCGCCGACCGAGCTGCTGGAACATCTCTACGGCGACGACGACTCGCGCGAGACGAATGCGGTCGAGGCCATCGTCACCCGCCTGCGCCGCAAGCTGGGCCCCGGTGTGATCGGCACCCGGCGCGGCTTTGGCTACCACCTGGAAGGCGGCGCGCCGGCGGGTGCGGCGTGATCCGTTCCATCCGCTGGCGGCTGGTGCTGGCGGCGGGACTCGCCATCGCGCTGGCGCTGGCGCTGTCGGGCCTGGGCCTGTCGGTGCTGTTCGAGCGCCATGTCGAGCGCGTCGCCGCCGCCGACCTGCAAGCCCGGGCCCTGGCCCTTGTCGCCATGGTCGAGCCCGGCCGCGCCGCGGGTCCCGCCCTGCGTCCGCCGCCCGAGGATCCGCTTTATGACCAGCCCTTCTCGGGTCATTATTGGCAGGTGATGCTGGGTGACGAGATGCGCCGCTCGCGCTCGCTCTGGGATTATACGCTGCCCACGACAGAGGCCGCGCCGGCTCCGGGACAAAGCCGGGTGCGGGTGCTGCCCGGCCCGCGCGGCGAGGACCTGCTGGCGGTCGAGCAAAGCCTGTCGGTCGGGCAGGGCGCCCGGGCGGTGCCGCTGCGCATCCTGGTGGCCGAGGATCGCAGCCAGCTGGCGCTGGCGAAACAGGGCTTCCTGGGCGATTTTCTGCCCTATCTGGCGCTGCTGGGGGCGGCGCTGGTGCTGGCCAGCTGGGTGCAGATCACCGTCGGGCTGCGGCCGCTGGCCCAGGTCGGCGCCCGCGTCGCCGGCCTGGTTTCGGGCGCGCGGCCGCGCATCGGCCTGGATCTGCCGACCGAGGTGATCCCGCTTGCCACACAGATCGACCGCCTGCTGGACGCCCGGGACGAGGAACTCGGCCGCGCCCGCGCCCGCGCCGCCAATCTGGCCCATGGCTTCAAGACGCCGCTGCAGGCGCTTCTGGGCGATGCCGCGCAGTTGCGTGGCCGCGGCGAGGCCGAGATCGCCCGCAGCATCGAAACCATCGCGACCGAGATGCGCCGCCATGTCGACCGCGAACTGGCCCGCGCCCGCATCCAGACCCAGCACCCGCCCGCGGGCGCCGCCCCCGGGCCGATCGCAGCCAAGCTGATCGGCGTATTGCGGCGCACGCCCAAGGGCGCCGAACTCGACTGGCGGCTCGACGCCCCGCCGGGTCCCCTGGCCCGCATCGACTCCGGCGACCTGACCGAGGCGATGGGCGCGCTGATGGAAAACGCCATGCGCCACGCCCGCGACAGCGTCCGGGTCTCGGTGGGCCTCGATACCGGCCGCGTGGTGATCGCCATCCGCGACGACGGCCCCGGCGTGCCCGAGCCGCATCTGGCGGCGCTGACCCGGCGCGGCCTCAGCCTGGATCCCTCGGGCGAGGGGCAGGGCATCGGCCTTGCCGTGGTCTCGGACATCGCCGACGCCGCGCAGGGCGAGCTGCGCCTGCTGAACGCCGATCCCGGATTCCTGGCCGAACTGCGCTTCGACGCGCTGCCCTGATCACCTTCGCCGCTTTTCGGATACCCCGGCGGCGGTGCTGCCGAGGCGCACCCGGTCAGGGCAGCGCCACCGCGACATTGTCGATCAGCCGCACCCCGTCCAGCCAGGCCGCGACCAGCAGCCGCGCCGGCCGGCCGCGCTGCGCCGGCCCCAGCGTCTCGCCGTCGCGCAGCTCCAGATATTCGACCGGGCCGATGCCCTTGGCCTCAAGCCCCGCCCGGGCCGCCTCCAGAACGGCGCCGGGCGTCTCGCCGGCCTCGATCCGCCCCGCCGCCGCGAACAGCGCCTGCGGCAGCGCCGCGGCGCGGGCGCGGGCATCGGGCGCCAGGCGCTGATTGCGCGAGGACAGCGCCAGCCCGTCCTCGGCCCGCACGCAGGGGCAGGGCACGATCTCGGCCGGTAGTTTCAGATCCGCGACCAGCCGGCGCACCAGCTGCAACTGCTGCCAGTCCTTCTCGCCGAAATAGGCGCGGTCGGCCTGGGTCATGTTCAGCAGGATCGCGACCACGGTCGCCACGCCGTCGAAATGGCCGGGCCGATGCGTGCCCTCCAGCGGCGCGGTCACGCCGGAAACCGAAATCACCGTGGCATGGTCCGGCGGATAGACCTCGGCCCCCTCGGGCACGAACAGCGCATCGACCCCCAGCGGGGCCAGCAGCGCGGCGTCGGCATGTTCGGTGCGGGGATATTTGGCGAAATCCTCGGCATTGTTGAACTGGCGCGGGTTCACGAACAGGGTCACGATCACCCGGTCGCAGCCGGCTTTCGCAGCGCGGACCAGGCTCAGGTGGCCGTCATGCAGGGCGCCCATGGTCGGAACGATGCCGATGCTTTCGCCGGCGGCCTTCCAGGCGCGGATCCTGCCGCGCAGATCGGCCAGCGGCCGGACGATGGCGGTCATTCCGGGTTGCCCTCGCCGAAGACATGTTCGGGACCGGGGAAGGCGCGGGCGCGCACCTCGTCGGCATAGGCGGCGATGCCGGCCTCGGCGCTGGCGCCCAGCTCGGCATAGCGCTTGACGAATTTGGGCCGGAATTCCGAGAACAGACCCAGCATGTCGTCGATGACCAGCACCTGCCCGTCGCAATCCACGCCGGCGCCGATGCCGATGGTCGGCACCGCGATCTCTTGCGTGATGCGCCGGCCCAGGGCTGCGGGCAGTTTCTCCAGCACCACGGCGAAAGCCCCGGCATCGGCCAGCGTCCCGGCATCGACCAGGATGCGGTCGGCCTCGTGATGGCTGCGGCCCTGCACCTTGTAGCCGCCCAGCGTGTTCACCGATTGCGGCGTCAGCCCGACATGACCCATGACCGGGATGCCCCGCGCCACCAGAAAGGCCACGGTTTCGGCCATGTGCCGCCCGCCCTCCAGCTTGACCGCCTGGCAGCCGGTCTCGGCCATCAGCCGCGCCGCGTTGCGGAAGGCCTGTTCGGGGCCTTCCTCATAGCTGCCGAAGGGCATGTCGACGACGATGCAGGCCCGGCTGCTGCCCCGCGCCACCGCCTTGCCGTGCAGGATCATCATCTCCATGGTCACGCCCAGGGTCGAGGGCAGGCCGTGCAGCACCATCCCCACGCTGTCGCCGACCAGCGCCACGTCGCAATGCGCGTCCACCAGCTGGGCCATCGGCGTGGTATAGGCGGTCAGGCAGACCACGGGCTCGACGCCCTTGCGGGCACGGATGTCGCCTGGGCTCAAGCGGCCCTTGCGTTCGGGGGTGGCACTCATGTCTTTCCTCCCTGGTCCACGGCCGG from Paracoccus aminovorans harbors:
- a CDS encoding ABC transporter ATP-binding protein — protein: MALLTIRNLTVRFATSTGSFTAVDGIDVTVDKGEVLAIVGESGSGKSVSMLAAMGLLPDTAQVTADEMTFDGKDLLRMTPRQRRRVIGREITMIFQEPVASLNPSFTTGYQIEEVLRFNAGLSKRAARARALDLFRQVGIPDPEEKLKSYPHQMSGGQCQRVMIAMAIATGPRLLIADEPTTALDVTIQKQILDLLMKLQEQTGMALILITHDMGVVAETADRVQVQYKGRKMEEADVLSLFEAPKHPYTRALLSALPENATGDRLPTVGSFLEEAAK
- a CDS encoding ATP-binding cassette domain-containing protein, whose protein sequence is MSVVQGKNIIRDYHIPGSLTRRAREVRAVKGISFSVDRGKTLAIVGESGSGKSTLARIIALIDPATSGELLIEGKPVDIAKGLTREMRSKVQMVFQNPYGSLNPRQKIGDVLMEPLLLNTDTPAAERRRRAEEMLVKVGLPAEHFNRYPHMFSGGQRQRIAIARALMLNPTLLVLDEPVSALDLSVQAQVLNLLADLQEEYDLAYVFISHDLSVVRYIADDVLVMHKGEAVEQGTREAVFAAPSHPYTRELFAATPVTDIEAIRQRVARRQALRAATA
- a CDS encoding lysine-2,3-aminomutase-like protein, with product MVDAGLVDAAEAGVLEQVAAGFRIRMTAAMQRVAAAPGVAAQFVPDAHELVTRPEELADPIGDAAFSPAPGLTHRYPDRVILHVTRTCEVYCRFCFRREVVGEEGNLPETELAAALDYIARTPAIREVILTGGDPMVLSARRIAALLARLEAIPHVDMARFHTRIPVVAPQRIDDAMLAALRPGRLAVWVVIHTNHAAELTDEARAALARLADAGLPLLSQTVLLRGVNADPAVLEELFRALLRNRVKPYYLHHCDLARGTGHFRTTIAEGLAIMAGLRGRISGTALPRYVLDLPGGHGKVGLESGDAVAEGGGRWRIRDWRGNWHDYCDPQG
- a CDS encoding calcium-binding protein — protein: MARKTGTNFADVLTGTNAADWIAGLNGNDLIRGLGGADSLYGGGGNDTVRGGDGYDVIFGGDGHDDLFGDNGNDTLWGGAGNDEIEGGAGNDWLSGGLGDDELEGGAGNDRLFGGLGNDDLEGGHGNDTLYGGEGNDDLEGDDGNDMMQGGAGRDTLDGGRGNDQLWGGAGADVFEFERGHGADVIRDFQNGTDRLDLDDFSRAQVQQVIDNARQIDGDVVLRLSADTTVTIRDMQLSQLDMGDFTF
- a CDS encoding PepSY domain-containing protein; translated protein: MKQLLLLPLVLALPLAAARAQDVSAPDYEFARDAVARGQILSLAEVLARLQHSHPGRVVEVELERDDDMLIYEVEMVTADGRLIEIEIDAATGRIIDLDEDPS
- a CDS encoding response regulator transcription factor yields the protein MRALVVEDDPRISADLERALKAAGFLVESVADGESAWFRGGTENYDLIVLDLNLPRLDGLTVLKRWRAEGCESPVLILTARGAWTERVEGIDAGADDYLPKPFRMEELIARARALVRRAGGRGNATQQVGRLTVDLNRMTAAIDGIPVPVTPLEFRLVSYLALNRDRTVPPTELLEHLYGDDDSRETNAVEAIVTRLRRKLGPGVIGTRRGFGYHLEGGAPAGAA
- a CDS encoding sensor histidine kinase — translated: MIRSIRWRLVLAAGLAIALALALSGLGLSVLFERHVERVAAADLQARALALVAMVEPGRAAGPALRPPPEDPLYDQPFSGHYWQVMLGDEMRRSRSLWDYTLPTTEAAPAPGQSRVRVLPGPRGEDLLAVEQSLSVGQGARAVPLRILVAEDRSQLALAKQGFLGDFLPYLALLGAALVLASWVQITVGLRPLAQVGARVAGLVSGARPRIGLDLPTEVIPLATQIDRLLDARDEELGRARARAANLAHGFKTPLQALLGDAAQLRGRGEAEIARSIETIATEMRRHVDRELARARIQTQHPPAGAAPGPIAAKLIGVLRRTPKGAELDWRLDAPPGPLARIDSGDLTEAMGALMENAMRHARDSVRVSVGLDTGRVVIAIRDDGPGVPEPHLAALTRRGLSLDPSGEGQGIGLAVVSDIADAAQGELRLLNADPGFLAELRFDALP
- the panC gene encoding pantoate--beta-alanine ligase → MTAIVRPLADLRGRIRAWKAAGESIGIVPTMGALHDGHLSLVRAAKAGCDRVIVTLFVNPRQFNNAEDFAKYPRTEHADAALLAPLGVDALFVPEGAEVYPPDHATVISVSGVTAPLEGTHRPGHFDGVATVVAILLNMTQADRAYFGEKDWQQLQLVRRLVADLKLPAEIVPCPCVRAEDGLALSSRNQRLAPDARARAAALPQALFAAAGRIEAGETPGAVLEAARAGLEAKGIGPVEYLELRDGETLGPAQRGRPARLLVAAWLDGVRLIDNVAVALP
- the panB gene encoding 3-methyl-2-oxobutanoate hydroxymethyltransferase gives rise to the protein MSATPERKGRLSPGDIRARKGVEPVVCLTAYTTPMAQLVDAHCDVALVGDSVGMVLHGLPSTLGVTMEMMILHGKAVARGSSRACIVVDMPFGSYEEGPEQAFRNAARLMAETGCQAVKLEGGRHMAETVAFLVARGIPVMGHVGLTPQSVNTLGGYKVQGRSHHEADRILVDAGTLADAGAFAVVLEKLPAALGRRITQEIAVPTIGIGAGVDCDGQVLVIDDMLGLFSEFRPKFVKRYAELGASAEAGIAAYADEVRARAFPGPEHVFGEGNPE